A single genomic interval of Adhaeribacter pallidiroseus harbors:
- a CDS encoding VCBS repeat-containing protein produces the protein MQKYLFLALLFIWGCRNKNSTSVSEKGTPSDPLFETLTPVQTNIHFTNQVIDDKEFNIFNYRNFYNGGGVAVGDVNQDGLADVFLISNMQENKLYLNKGKFTFEDITVTAGVAGKRAWSTGVTFADVNGDGLMDIYVCNAGNRPNDDRANELYICQGLDKNGIPTYMEKAAEYGLNDKGFSTHAAFFDYDRDNDLDMFLLNNSFIPVGRLQYSNLRDQRDSLGGHKFFRNDGTKFTDISEKAGIYGSIIGFGLGITIGDVNNDNWLDIYISNDFYEHDYLYINNKNGSFIEDSKNYMQHQSLSSMGADIADINNDGNLDIFVTDMLPGDDQRLKTTSVFESYDLFQLKLARDFHYQYMQNMLHLNNGNGTFSEIARLSGVHATDWSWGALLFDMDNDGLKDIFVANGIAKNLTDQDFVNFLADENNMRQMAAGKKFDFKEFLDKIPSKPIPNYAFKNYGNLQFKNKAFDWGLGNPNFSNGSAYGDLDNDGDLDLVVNNVNMPVSVYRNKSTEKLKNHFLRFTLKGYGKNPNAVGAKVYVHQPDKQLFQQQIPNRGFESSVDFTLVFGLGKTSQIDSVRVIWPDDKMQVLHQVKPNQDLKLDYQQANQTFKFKKESISQTFTEVTGQVKLNYRHVESNFVDYNRDGLLKQMLSTQGPALAAGDVNNDGLEDVFLGGAAGMAKKLFMQQKNGTFVDKSPLAFKADSVFEDVDAALFDADNDGDLDLYVVTGSNEFEVNAPELLDRFYLNDGKGNFTKDQRLPNIAENGSCVAPADYDLDGDLDLFIGSRMISGKYGYDPPSYLYINDGSGNFKNYTKRYLPKSELGMITDATWTDLNGDKYPELIVTGDWMAITLFKNNQGRTFTPIALSNNANLSGWWNTIKPADIDGDGDIDFILGNQGINSRIKATDREPAELYVGDFDKNGTIEQIISCYTEDGKSYPMVLKHDLQKQVPGIKKKFIKYANYANKKVTDIFSKEDLQEAVIKKATNASTCFLINEGNFKFSMRALPIEAQFSPVFGIETLDYNQDGILDILLTGNFYDVLPEIGRYDANYGLLLQGKGQGAFAAIPSGQSGLLVKGQVRRSEIIKGANGQTFLILAKNNDKLQVYRYQ, from the coding sequence ATGCAAAAATATCTCTTTCTAGCACTCTTGTTTATTTGGGGTTGCCGGAATAAAAACTCCACTTCAGTATCGGAAAAGGGTACGCCATCAGATCCGCTTTTTGAAACTTTAACTCCTGTCCAAACCAATATCCATTTTACCAATCAGGTAATCGACGACAAAGAATTTAATATTTTTAATTACCGTAATTTTTATAACGGTGGTGGTGTAGCTGTTGGCGATGTTAACCAAGATGGCTTAGCCGATGTTTTTCTGATATCGAACATGCAGGAAAATAAGCTGTATTTAAATAAAGGAAAGTTTACCTTCGAAGATATTACCGTAACGGCGGGCGTGGCCGGTAAGCGGGCCTGGAGCACGGGCGTCACTTTTGCCGATGTAAACGGTGATGGTCTGATGGATATTTACGTGTGTAATGCCGGCAACCGGCCTAACGATGATCGGGCCAATGAGCTGTACATTTGTCAAGGCCTAGATAAAAATGGCATCCCTACTTACATGGAGAAAGCGGCCGAATATGGATTGAACGATAAAGGTTTCTCGACGCACGCTGCCTTTTTTGATTACGACCGGGATAACGATTTAGATATGTTTCTCCTGAACAATAGCTTTATTCCGGTTGGTCGGTTACAATACAGCAACCTGCGGGATCAACGCGATTCGCTGGGAGGCCATAAGTTTTTCCGGAACGATGGTACTAAATTTACCGATATCAGCGAAAAAGCCGGTATTTACGGGAGTATTATTGGCTTTGGTTTGGGTATTACCATTGGCGATGTAAACAACGATAACTGGTTAGATATTTATATTTCGAACGACTTTTACGAACACGATTATCTATACATCAACAATAAAAACGGCTCATTCATTGAGGATTCCAAAAATTATATGCAGCACCAGAGTCTCTCTTCGATGGGAGCCGATATTGCCGACATTAATAACGATGGTAACCTGGATATTTTTGTAACCGATATGCTGCCCGGCGATGACCAACGCTTAAAAACTACTTCGGTATTCGAGAGTTACGATTTGTTTCAGCTAAAACTAGCCCGCGATTTTCATTACCAATACATGCAAAACATGCTGCATTTAAATAATGGCAACGGCACCTTTAGCGAAATAGCCCGGCTTTCCGGGGTGCACGCTACAGACTGGAGTTGGGGCGCATTGCTGTTTGATATGGATAATGATGGCCTGAAAGATATTTTTGTGGCCAATGGTATTGCTAAAAACCTTACCGATCAGGACTTTGTTAACTTTCTGGCGGACGAAAACAATATGCGCCAGATGGCGGCTGGCAAAAAGTTTGATTTTAAAGAATTTTTAGATAAAATTCCTTCCAAACCTATTCCCAATTATGCTTTTAAAAACTACGGCAATCTGCAATTTAAAAATAAAGCCTTTGACTGGGGGTTAGGTAATCCTAATTTTTCGAACGGCTCGGCTTACGGCGATTTAGATAACGATGGGGATTTAGATTTAGTGGTAAACAATGTAAACATGCCGGTTTCGGTTTACCGCAACAAATCGACCGAAAAATTAAAAAATCACTTCTTGCGGTTTACCTTAAAAGGTTATGGTAAAAATCCGAATGCTGTAGGAGCTAAAGTGTATGTACATCAACCCGATAAACAACTATTTCAACAACAGATACCTAACCGCGGCTTTGAATCTTCGGTAGACTTTACCTTAGTTTTTGGATTAGGTAAAACTTCGCAAATTGATTCGGTAAGGGTTATTTGGCCCGATGATAAAATGCAGGTTTTGCACCAGGTAAAACCAAATCAAGACTTAAAACTAGATTATCAGCAGGCCAATCAAACGTTTAAATTTAAAAAGGAATCTATCTCCCAAACTTTTACGGAGGTTACCGGTCAGGTAAAACTCAACTACCGGCATGTAGAAAGCAATTTTGTAGATTATAACCGCGATGGTTTGCTCAAGCAAATGTTATCTACGCAGGGCCCGGCTCTGGCTGCCGGCGATGTAAACAACGATGGCCTGGAAGATGTATTTCTGGGAGGTGCTGCCGGAATGGCTAAGAAACTGTTCATGCAGCAAAAAAACGGCACCTTTGTAGATAAATCGCCGCTGGCTTTTAAAGCAGACAGTGTATTTGAAGACGTAGACGCCGCTTTGTTTGATGCGGATAACGATGGGGATTTAGATTTGTATGTAGTTACTGGCAGTAATGAATTTGAAGTAAATGCGCCCGAACTCCTGGACCGGTTTTACCTGAACGACGGAAAAGGTAATTTTACCAAAGATCAGCGTTTGCCCAATATTGCCGAAAATGGTTCCTGCGTAGCTCCGGCGGATTATGATTTAGACGGCGACCTGGATTTGTTTATTGGCAGCCGCATGATTTCGGGTAAATACGGTTATGATCCACCGAGTTATTTATATATCAATGATGGTTCCGGTAATTTTAAAAATTACACAAAACGGTATTTGCCTAAAAGCGAACTTGGTATGATTACCGATGCCACCTGGACGGACTTAAATGGCGATAAGTATCCCGAACTAATCGTAACCGGTGATTGGATGGCAATTACGCTTTTTAAAAACAACCAGGGACGTACTTTTACACCCATAGCTTTAAGTAATAATGCTAACTTAAGCGGTTGGTGGAATACTATAAAACCCGCTGATATAGATGGAGACGGAGATATTGATTTTATTCTGGGTAATCAAGGAATAAACAGTCGTATAAAAGCTACTGACCGGGAACCAGCGGAATTGTATGTCGGTGATTTCGATAAAAATGGTACCATCGAGCAAATTATTTCGTGTTATACCGAAGATGGCAAAAGCTATCCCATGGTACTCAAACACGATTTACAAAAGCAAGTGCCCGGCATTAAAAAAAAATTTATTAAATACGCTAATTACGCCAATAAGAAAGTAACCGATATTTTCTCAAAAGAAGATTTACAGGAAGCAGTAATTAAAAAAGCTACTAATGCGAGCACTTGTTTTTTAATTAACGAAGGAAATTTTAAATTTTCGATGAGGGCCTTGCCCATAGAAGCCCAGTTTTCTCCGGTTTTCGGTATAGAAACCCTGGATTACAACCAAGATGGAATTCTGGATATTTTACTGACCGGAAACTTTTACGATGTGTTACCCGAAATTGGTCGCTACGATGCTAACTATGGTTTACTGTTACAAGGCAAAGGACAAGGAGCTTTTGCAGCCATTCCCTCTGGCCAATCGGGCTTGTTAGTGAAAGGCCAAGTACGCCGTTCCGAAATAATTAAAGGCGCCAACGGTCAGACATTTCTTATACTAGCAAAAAATAATGACAAATTACAAGTATACCGTTACCAATAG